A segment of the Streptomyces sp. ITFR-21 genome:
TCGATCCGGACGCCGCCGCGGCCCGGAAGGTGGACTCCCGGTTCGACGGTGACCGGCACGCAAGCGTCCAGTTTACCCATGGCCGCAGGTGACAACCGAGGGTCCTCGTCGATTTCCAGTCCCACCCCGTGGCCGGACCAGGGGGCCAGGCCCTCGCCGTGGCCGGCCGCGAGCAGCGGCTGCCGGGTGGCCCGGTCGACGTCACGGCAGGCCACACCGGGTGCGAGCGCCTCCCGGCCGGCCCGCTGGGCGTCGAAGACCAGCTCGTAGAGCTCGATCTGCCAGGAGGCCGGCGCTGTTCCGATGACGAAGGTGCGGCCCACTTCGCAGCGGTAGCCCCGGTAGCGGGCGCCGAGCCGGACGGTGAGGAAGTCGCCCTCCTCCACCCGGCGGTCGGTCGGCACATGGCGGGCGGTGCCGGAGTTGGGGCCGGTGCCGACGGAGGTGGCGAAGGCCGGGCCCTCGGCGCCGTGGTCGACCAGCCGGCGCTCCAGCTCCAGCGCGAGGTGCCGCTCGGTACGGCCGACCAGGATGGACTCCAGCAGTTCGCCGAGCGCCTGGTCGGCGATCTCCGCCGCTATCCGCAGGGCGGCGATCTCGTGCTCGTCCTTGACCAGCCGCAGCTGCTCCACCGCGCCCCCGAGGTCGGCCAGCTGCAGCCCGCCGGCGGCCGAGCGCAGGGCCCGGTGCCGGGTCACGGTCAGGTGGTGCTCCTCGACGGCCAGCGAGTCCGCGTGCCGGCGCCCGGCCAGCTCGGCGGCGGCCACCGCGGCGTCTCCCTCCGGAGCGGACAGCACCACCGAGCGCAGGTCGTCCGGCGGTTCGGCGCCCTGCTCCCGGTCGTCCGGCGGCGGGCGCAGGTGCACCAGGGTGTCCTCCGGGCCCGGCCCGACCAGCAGCGCGCCGCCCTGCGGGGCGCAGCCGGTGAGGTACCGCACGTTGGCGGCACCGGTCACCAGGGCGGCGGCGACCCCGGCAGCCGCGCACCGGTCGCGCAGCCGGGCCCTGCGGGTCGTATGCACGTCGGCCATGCGGTGAGCCTACGGGGTGCGGCGCGCCGGGGCCCGGTGTTGTACGTCCGACCGTGGGGTCACCAGACCGGCGGCCCCTGGGCGGCGCGGGCGACCACCCGGTCCAGGGCCGCCGCCGCGGCCGGGACGTCCAGCTGGGAGTTGTCGATGATGGGCAGGCCCGAGCCGTACCAGCCGGCCATCCGGCCGTGGATCCGGGCGACCTCCTCGTCGGAGAGGCGCCGGTTGCCGGTGCGTTCGGCGTTGCGGGTCAGGACGACGTCCAGGCCGGGCAGCAGGACGACCGGGAGCAGGCCGGGGCCGACGTGGCGCTTCCAGCCGCCGAGGCCGACGGCGGGGCGGTCGGGGAAGACCGCGTCGTCGATGATGCAGGACACCGCGTTGGCCAGGAAGTTGCGGGCGGCGAAGCCGCAGGTGCGGCGGGCCAGCCGGTACTGGGCCTCGGAGTGCTCGTTCCACCCCGCCTGCGGGTCGGCGAACCCGGAGCGGACCCATTCCCGTACGTCGTCCAGGCTGATGTGCGCGGTCGGGGCGCCCCGGGTGTCCGCCCAGTGCCGGGCGATGGTGGTCTTGCCGGCGCCGGCCGCGCCGATCAGCAGGACGGCCACCGGGCCCTGCGGGCCGCCGCCGGGCTGCGCGGGCAGCTGGACGGGCGCGGGCGGCCCCAGCGGGAAGTGCCCGGTGCCGTTCGCGCCGGGCGGCGCGGTGCCGCCGGGGGGCGGCGGAGGGCCGGGACGCCCTGGCTGCGGCGCGCCCACAGGATGCTGCATCTCGCTGTGACTCCATCCCGTACCACCCCGTACCGGGGCCCCCGTCCCGACCCGCTGGTGACTCGCTGCTCGACACCGAACGGTACAGGTTTCCTACGGGTGTTGTCCGCAGGTCCCCGGCGGCCCCGGGGCATGACCGCCGGCGGCGACACACCGGGCGGCCGGGGCCGGACACCACGGCGCCAGCCCCCTCAGGCCGGTGACGACCCGCGACCCCGTCCCGGCCGGCCGCGCGGTTCCCCGCGCCGCTATGTGCCCACTCCCGGCGACGAGGGCCGCCCCTACCGCCGACGGCGACACACCAGGGGCGCGGGAAACCGCGCGCAACCGGTCACCGGCCGGTGATCAGGACACGACCGCAACAACACCCCCCCGCACCCCGGAAGCCTCAGCGCAGCTGACCCCGCACGTTGGCGACGAGCGCTCTGAGCACCGCGGTGGTGAGGGTCGGCGGGTAGGCGCGGACGGCGGCGGGCGGAGGTACCGGGTAGGACGCGTAGACCACCTCGGCCGACAGCAGTGTGTGCCCGACGGCCTCGGCGTCGTGGACGCTGGTGGTCACCGCGGTCTTGCTCCCGCCGGTGCGGGCGACCGAGACCGTGTCCACGCGGACG
Coding sequences within it:
- a CDS encoding aminopeptidase P family protein; the encoded protein is MADVHTTRRARLRDRCAAAGVAAALVTGAANVRYLTGCAPQGGALLVGPGPEDTLVHLRPPPDDREQGAEPPDDLRSVVLSAPEGDAAVAAAELAGRRHADSLAVEEHHLTVTRHRALRSAAGGLQLADLGGAVEQLRLVKDEHEIAALRIAAEIADQALGELLESILVGRTERHLALELERRLVDHGAEGPAFATSVGTGPNSGTARHVPTDRRVEEGDFLTVRLGARYRGYRCEVGRTFVIGTAPASWQIELYELVFDAQRAGREALAPGVACRDVDRATRQPLLAAGHGEGLAPWSGHGVGLEIDEDPRLSPAAMGKLDACVPVTVEPGVHLPGRGGVRIDDTLVVRPLADGGPELLTITTKELLAL
- a CDS encoding AAA family ATPase yields the protein MQHPVGAPQPGRPGPPPPPGGTAPPGANGTGHFPLGPPAPVQLPAQPGGGPQGPVAVLLIGAAGAGKTTIARHWADTRGAPTAHISLDDVREWVRSGFADPQAGWNEHSEAQYRLARRTCGFAARNFLANAVSCIIDDAVFPDRPAVGLGGWKRHVGPGLLPVVLLPGLDVVLTRNAERTGNRRLSDEEVARIHGRMAGWYGSGLPIIDNSQLDVPAAAAALDRVVARAAQGPPVW